A genome region from Gopherus flavomarginatus isolate rGopFla2 chromosome 9, rGopFla2.mat.asm, whole genome shotgun sequence includes the following:
- the RPS27L gene encoding 40S ribosomal protein S27-like, whose protein sequence is MPLDRDLAHPSLEEEKRKHKKKRLVQSPNSYFMDVKCPGCYKITTVFSHAQTVVLCVGCSTVLCQPTGGKARLTEGCSFRRKQH, encoded by the exons ATGCCT TTGGATAGGGACCTAGCACATCCATCTctagaggaggagaagagaaagcACAAAAAGAAACGTCTGGTGCAGAGTCCAAATTCCTACTTTATGGATGTAAAGTGTCCAG GATGCTACAAGATCACCACGGTGTTCAGCCATGCTCAGACAGTGGTTCTGTGTGTTGGGTGCTCAACTGTGTTGTGCCAGCCTACTGGAGGAAAGGCCAGGCTTACAGAAG GTTGCTCATTTAGAAGAAAGCAGCATTGA